The Phycisphaerales bacterium AB-hyl4 genome contains a region encoding:
- the hflC gene encoding protease modulator HflC: MKNQLVLLIGILVFVVLLAYMFTFQVRYDEVAVLATFERTAAPERDPETGAIRVDPTTGEPTDPGSLIYTPGLRFKAPWPIQKVYTYPRKIQVLEIQPEQVQTDDGHAIIVMNYVTWRIADPHQFYQTLRTIEQAEQTLRPVVRDVRGSKFGEYRFTDLVNVNPDQVRLAEIEQAMTEELRDRLAEGANYGVAIEQVGIRRIVLPADTTELVFQRMRTTRERLASAAREEGQAQAGNIRSQAESARERILAFAERRAQAIRDEGNREAAAAFEDFSVDEDFAIFLRQIETLRATLAHNTTFMLDADSLSFLNLFKDDPSGESRPPEMTRDMIEQQQTGARHDDE; this comes from the coding sequence ATGAAGAACCAACTCGTCTTGTTGATCGGCATCCTCGTGTTCGTCGTCCTGCTGGCGTACATGTTCACCTTCCAGGTGCGCTACGACGAGGTGGCTGTGCTCGCGACCTTCGAGCGCACCGCCGCCCCCGAGCGTGATCCCGAAACGGGCGCCATTCGCGTCGACCCCACCACCGGCGAGCCGACTGATCCGGGCAGCCTGATCTACACGCCGGGTCTGCGCTTCAAAGCGCCTTGGCCGATCCAGAAGGTGTACACCTACCCGCGCAAGATTCAGGTGCTTGAGATTCAGCCCGAGCAGGTGCAGACCGACGACGGGCACGCGATCATCGTGATGAACTATGTCACGTGGCGTATCGCCGACCCGCACCAGTTCTATCAGACGCTTCGCACGATCGAGCAGGCCGAGCAGACCCTTCGCCCGGTGGTGCGTGACGTTCGCGGCTCGAAGTTCGGCGAGTATCGCTTCACCGATCTGGTCAACGTCAACCCGGACCAGGTTCGCCTGGCCGAAATCGAGCAGGCGATGACCGAAGAGCTCCGCGACCGACTGGCCGAGGGCGCGAACTACGGCGTCGCCATCGAACAGGTCGGCATCCGCCGCATCGTGCTCCCCGCCGACACGACCGAGCTTGTGTTCCAGCGCATGCGAACGACGCGCGAGCGTCTCGCCTCGGCAGCGCGTGAAGAGGGCCAGGCCCAGGCGGGCAACATCCGCTCGCAGGCCGAGAGCGCCCGCGAGCGGATTCTCGCCTTCGCTGAGCGTCGCGCTCAAGCGATTCGCGACGAAGGCAACCGCGAAGCCGCCGCCGCGTTTGAAGACTTCTCGGTTGACGAAGATTTCGCGATCTTCCTCCGTCAGATTGAAACGCTGCGTGCGACGTTGGCTCACAACACGACGTTCATGCTCGACGCCGACTCGCTTTCGTTCCTGAACCTGTTCAAGGACGACCCCAGCGGCGAAAGCCGCCCGCCGGAAATGACGCGCGACATGATTGAACAGCAGCAGACCGGCGCCCGACACGATGACGAATAA
- a CDS encoding SPFH domain-containing protein — protein MPQQKIKNPFMHTHDDDCDHDHHHHHHDGEEDLQQLDPAQQSLADALRVSFNILKGLMVLLLIAYIFSGVFWVEEQERAVRLRFGAMVGEPGQQVYEPGWHFGLPYPIEQDIRVPVSQQTINIQRAYWHEISEADLGRSAEELAGRAGPLNPERDGSLLTGDANIFHARFNISYTVTDPAAFFQNVGLARPNVDRLPDGQPAVRSMDFADALVRNVAEQGIIHAFARAEADQIYRQVFPREFALARMRDVMEQMNTGITIDRLDMTDPQLPQPVRSAAQAVTNAESERAQLVEEARQEQARILGEVAGAAHTPLVQLINDYEQARTIEDMDAAGQILDELNETLDRLMLSEDRGALRIGGEVARVINEATTYRTTIGQQIQAEVSLFQAYLEDYRRTPRLLQTRLWQDAREQILSGDVETFYLMGGQFYPVLNRDPALAREREERRLRRQDVERRERQQQR, from the coding sequence ATGCCTCAGCAGAAGATCAAAAACCCGTTCATGCACACGCACGATGATGACTGCGACCATGATCATCACCACCATCACCACGATGGCGAGGAAGATCTGCAGCAGCTCGACCCGGCTCAGCAGTCGCTGGCCGACGCGTTGCGCGTCAGCTTCAACATCCTCAAGGGCCTCATGGTCCTGCTGCTCATCGCCTACATCTTTTCCGGTGTGTTCTGGGTCGAAGAGCAGGAACGCGCCGTCCGCCTGCGCTTCGGCGCGATGGTCGGCGAGCCGGGCCAGCAGGTGTACGAGCCGGGCTGGCATTTCGGCCTGCCCTACCCGATCGAGCAGGACATCCGCGTGCCCGTCTCGCAGCAGACAATCAACATCCAGCGCGCTTACTGGCATGAGATTTCCGAAGCCGACCTCGGCCGCAGCGCTGAAGAGCTCGCCGGCCGCGCCGGCCCGCTCAACCCCGAACGCGACGGCTCGCTGCTCACCGGCGACGCCAACATCTTTCACGCACGCTTTAACATCAGCTACACCGTGACGGACCCGGCGGCCTTTTTCCAGAACGTCGGCCTCGCTCGGCCGAACGTCGACCGCCTGCCCGACGGCCAACCCGCTGTCCGCTCCATGGATTTCGCCGACGCTCTCGTGCGAAACGTCGCCGAGCAGGGCATCATCCACGCCTTCGCCCGCGCTGAAGCGGACCAGATCTATCGCCAGGTCTTCCCACGCGAGTTCGCTCTCGCCCGTATGCGCGACGTCATGGAACAGATGAACACCGGCATCACCATCGACCGCCTGGACATGACCGACCCGCAACTGCCCCAACCCGTTCGCTCCGCGGCGCAAGCAGTCACCAACGCCGAGAGCGAACGTGCACAACTCGTCGAAGAAGCCCGGCAGGAGCAGGCTCGCATCCTCGGCGAAGTCGCGGGCGCAGCCCACACGCCACTCGTGCAACTGATCAATGACTACGAGCAGGCTCGTACCATCGAAGACATGGACGCCGCAGGCCAGATTCTCGACGAGCTGAACGAAACACTCGACCGCCTCATGCTCAGCGAAGATCGCGGCGCACTTCGCATCGGCGGCGAGGTCGCTCGCGTGATCAACGAAGCCACCACGTACCGCACGACCATCGGCCAGCAGATTCAGGCCGAGGTCAGCCTCTTCCAGGCTTATCTCGAAGACTACCGCCGTACGCCCCGCCTGCTCCAGACACGCCTCTGGCAGGACGCCCGCGAACAGATTCTCTCCGGCGACGTGGAAACGTTCTACCTCATGGGCGGCCAGTTTTACCCCGTGCTCAACCGCGACCCTGCCCTCGCCCGCGAGCGTGAGGAAAGGCGACTTCGTCGACAGGATGTAGAAAGACGCGAACGCCAGCAGCAGCGCTGA